In Triplophysa rosa linkage group LG7, Trosa_1v2, whole genome shotgun sequence, the following proteins share a genomic window:
- the chchd6b gene encoding coiled-coil-helix-coiled-coil-helix domain containing 6b isoform X2 translates to MGAGESRSVSYGLDEEENVTVLHGVKLSGNVLQRMRDPGPSPVRPALSKPESGKSDPGPARPSAAEMQEELRRRFDREQALVQEELARIAHREREDENPAVLRERARSREEEEKAQDLARQLKRKEDELKHLAEFYKEQLQRMEKKNVDIYQQTLQIYNQEAVKAETSVRPHNISIICPELQSQVLNCYRENKHQTLQCSQLAREYINCINSSKKNLLVNHG, encoded by the exons ATGGGAGCCGGTGAAAGCAGATCTGTGTCATACGGTCTGGATGAGGAAGAAAATGTCACTGTTCTGCATGGAGTAAAG TTATCGGGCAATGTTCTCCAACGGATGAGAGACCCTGGACCATCTCCTGTGAGACCAGCATTATCAAAACCAGAGAGTGGCAAATCTGACCCAG GGCCTGCTAGACCATCTGCAGCTGAGATGCAAGAGGAACTTCGAAGAAG GTTCGATAGAGAACAGGCTCTGGTCCAGGAAGAGCTGGCTCGGATTGcccatagagagagagaggatgaaaACCCAGCCGTGCTCAGGGAGAGAGCCAGGAGTCGAGAGGAAGAGGAGAAAGCTCAGGACCTG GCCCGACAGCTGAAGAGAAAAGAAGATGAATTAAAACATCTTGCTGAATTTTACAAGGAGCAGCTACAACGGATGGAGAAGAAG AATGTAGACATCTATCAACAAACTCTACAAATATACAACCAAGAGGCAGTTAAGGCAGAGACCAGTGTTAG GCCTCATAACATCAGCATCATCTGCCCTGAGCTCCAGTCTCAGGTGTTGAACTGCTACAGAGAGAACAAACATCAGACTCTTCAGTGCTCACAGCTGGCCAGAGAATATATCAACTGCATCAACTCCTCCAAGAAG AACCTGCTGGTGAACCACGGATGA
- the chchd6b gene encoding coiled-coil-helix-coiled-coil-helix domain containing 6b isoform X3: protein MRDPGPSPVRPALSKPESGKSDPGPARPSAAEMQEELRRRFDREQALVQEELARIAHREREDENPAVLRERARSREEEEKAQDLPAELSIRARQLKRKEDELKHLAEFYKEQLQRMEKKNVDIYQQTLQIYNQEAVKAETSVRPHNISIICPELQSQVLNCYRENKHQTLQCSQLAREYINCINSSKKNLLVNHG, encoded by the exons ATGAGAGACCCTGGACCATCTCCTGTGAGACCAGCATTATCAAAACCAGAGAGTGGCAAATCTGACCCAG GGCCTGCTAGACCATCTGCAGCTGAGATGCAAGAGGAACTTCGAAGAAG GTTCGATAGAGAACAGGCTCTGGTCCAGGAAGAGCTGGCTCGGATTGcccatagagagagagaggatgaaaACCCAGCCGTGCTCAGGGAGAGAGCCAGGAGTCGAGAGGAAGAGGAGAAAGCTCAGGACCTG CCAGCTGAGTTGAGTATTCGG GCCCGACAGCTGAAGAGAAAAGAAGATGAATTAAAACATCTTGCTGAATTTTACAAGGAGCAGCTACAACGGATGGAGAAGAAG AATGTAGACATCTATCAACAAACTCTACAAATATACAACCAAGAGGCAGTTAAGGCAGAGACCAGTGTTAG GCCTCATAACATCAGCATCATCTGCCCTGAGCTCCAGTCTCAGGTGTTGAACTGCTACAGAGAGAACAAACATCAGACTCTTCAGTGCTCACAGCTGGCCAGAGAATATATCAACTGCATCAACTCCTCCAAGAAG AACCTGCTGGTGAACCACGGATGA
- the chchd6b gene encoding coiled-coil-helix-coiled-coil-helix domain containing 6b isoform X1, protein MGAGESRSVSYGLDEEENVTVLHGVKLSGNVLQRMRDPGPSPVRPALSKPESGKSDPGPARPSAAEMQEELRRRFDREQALVQEELARIAHREREDENPAVLRERARSREEEEKAQDLPAELSIRARQLKRKEDELKHLAEFYKEQLQRMEKKNVDIYQQTLQIYNQEAVKAETSVRPHNISIICPELQSQVLNCYRENKHQTLQCSQLAREYINCINSSKKNLLVNHG, encoded by the exons ATGGGAGCCGGTGAAAGCAGATCTGTGTCATACGGTCTGGATGAGGAAGAAAATGTCACTGTTCTGCATGGAGTAAAG TTATCGGGCAATGTTCTCCAACGGATGAGAGACCCTGGACCATCTCCTGTGAGACCAGCATTATCAAAACCAGAGAGTGGCAAATCTGACCCAG GGCCTGCTAGACCATCTGCAGCTGAGATGCAAGAGGAACTTCGAAGAAG GTTCGATAGAGAACAGGCTCTGGTCCAGGAAGAGCTGGCTCGGATTGcccatagagagagagaggatgaaaACCCAGCCGTGCTCAGGGAGAGAGCCAGGAGTCGAGAGGAAGAGGAGAAAGCTCAGGACCTG CCAGCTGAGTTGAGTATTCGG GCCCGACAGCTGAAGAGAAAAGAAGATGAATTAAAACATCTTGCTGAATTTTACAAGGAGCAGCTACAACGGATGGAGAAGAAG AATGTAGACATCTATCAACAAACTCTACAAATATACAACCAAGAGGCAGTTAAGGCAGAGACCAGTGTTAG GCCTCATAACATCAGCATCATCTGCCCTGAGCTCCAGTCTCAGGTGTTGAACTGCTACAGAGAGAACAAACATCAGACTCTTCAGTGCTCACAGCTGGCCAGAGAATATATCAACTGCATCAACTCCTCCAAGAAG AACCTGCTGGTGAACCACGGATGA
- the LOC130557173 gene encoding plexin-A1-like, with the protein MWRHQGLHCVTSQGMVMLLVLLTISIPPHLCDGTPEPLKSFFPPEWGLTHLAIHNKTGDVYVGAVNWIYKLSSNLTKLRSHMTGPVVDNEKCYPPPSVQLCPHDLAPNSNVNKLLLIDYSQNRLIACGSTLQGICHFLRLDDLFKLGEPQHRKEHYLSSVTESGTMSGVILSEGHTSKLFIGTPIDGKSEYFPTLSCRNLMTNAEDADMFSFVYQDEFVSSQLKIPSDTLAIFPAFDIYYIYSFSSEQFVYYLTLQLDTKLTSPGASGEQFFTSKIVRLCIDEPMFYSYVEFPIGCTKDGVEYRLIQDAYLSKPGRQLANSLGVSEQEDILFTVFSQGQKNRTKPRRESALCLFTLTRIKEKIKERIQSCYRGEGKLSLFWLLNKELRCINTAHQIDDHFCGGALNQPLGGTSTIEGIPLFIDKDDGMTSVAAYDYRGNTVVFAGTRNGRMKKILINSVSPTIPALLYESVHVSEGGPVLRDMLFSPDQQFIYMMTDKQVTRVPVESCSQYTTCTECMSSRDPHCGWCVLHNICARHDSCERADEPQQFVSSVDQCVDLPVLPNNMPVTEIQVCLKEHH; encoded by the exons ATGTGGCGTCATCAGGGGCTGCATTGCGTTACAAGCCAAGGGATGGTCATGCTCCTTGTGCTGCTAACTATCTCCATACCCCCTCACCTTTGTGACGGAACCCCAGAACcattaaaatccttttttcCCCCTGAATGGGGTCTGACACATTTAGCCATCCATAACAAGACAGGAGATGTGTACGTTGGTGCGGTAAACTGGATCTACAAGCTCTCCAGCAACTTGACCAAGTTGAGAAGTCACATGACGGGTCCAGTAGTGGACAATGAGAAATGTTATCCACCTCCCAGTGTACAGTTGTGCCCTCATGACCTTGCCCCAAACAGCAATGTGAACAAGCTGCTTTTAATAGACTACTCCCAAAACCGCCTTATCGCTTGTGGAAGCACCTTGCAAGGCATCTGTCATTTTCTGCGTCTGGATGATCTCTTTAAGCTTGGCGAACCTCAACACCGTAAGGAACACTACCTCTCGAGCGTCACCGAGTCTGGAACCATGTCTGGGGTCATCCTCTCAGAAGGCCACACCAGCAAACTTTTCATCGGAACACCCATCGATGGAAAGTCTGAGTACTTCCCAACTCTTTCCTGCCGTAATTTGATGACCAACGCAGAAGATGCTGACATGTTCAGCTTTGTCTACCAGGACGAGTTTGTCTCTTCCCAGTTGAAGATTCCCTCAGATACCCTGGCGATATTTCCAGCGTTTGACATCTACTACATATACAGCTTCAGCAGTGAACAGTTTGTCTACTACCTGACGTTGCAGTTGGATACCAAGCTTACTTCTCCTGGTGCTAGCGGAGAACAGttcttcacctccaagatcgtaCGTCTCTGTATTGATGAGCCGATGTTCTACTCCTACGTGGAATTCCCTATTGGATGCACCAAGGATGGTGTGGAGTATCGTCTGATCCAAGATGCCTATTTGAGCAAACCTGGAAGGCAACTTGCAAACTCTCTGGGAGTGTCAGAGCAGGAGGACATTTTGTTTACGGTCTTCTCGCAAGGACAGAAGAACAGGACCAAACCCCGTAGAGAGTCTGCACTTTGCCTGTTTACCCTAACAAGAATAAAGGAGAAGATTAAAGAAAGGATCCAGTCGTGCTATAGAGGAGAGGGCAAGTTGTCCTTGTTTTGGCTACTCAACAAGGAGCTGCGATGCATCAACACG GCTCATCAGATCGACGATCATTTCTGCGGGGGGGCTTTAAATCAGCCTCTAGGGGGCACCAGCACTATCGAAGGAATCCCGCTCTTTATTGACAAAGATGATGGAATGACTTCAGTGGCTGCGTATGATTACCGTGGCAACACTGTGGTGTTCGCAGGAACGCGCAATGGCAGGATGAAGAAG ATTCTAATAAATTCAGTGAGTCCGACCATCCCAGCCCTGCTTTATGAGAGTGTTCATGTGAGCGAAGGAGGACCGGTTCTCAGAGACATGCTCTTCAGTCCTGACCAGCAGTTTATTTACATGATGACAGACAAACAG GTGACGCGTGTACCGGTGGAAAGCTGCTCTCAGTACACAACATGCACTGAATGTATGAGCTCCAGAGATCCTCACTGCGGATGGTGTGTCCTCCACAACAT TTGTGCGCGCCATGATAGCTGCGAGAGGGCCGATGAACCTCAACAATTTGTCTCCAGTGTGGATCAATGTGTAGATCTGCCCGTCCTGCCCAACAATATGCCAGTCACTGAAATCCAGGTGTGTTTGAAAGAGCATCATTAG